A part of Chitinimonas koreensis genomic DNA contains:
- a CDS encoding TonB-dependent receptor, whose translation MRIQPTPIAAAVALALMSAALPGRAEEPPAAPPAKARPADTDAASPPKAAQAAEGTSIVVTGIRASREQSLNQKRNAGSVLEVITAEDLGKLPDKNVADAIQRVPGVNISSMAGGEGGFSENDRVSIRGTSPSLTQTLINGHSVGTGDWFVLSQTEAMGRSVSYALLPSEIVGRIKVHKSQTADLVEGGVSGAVDIETRRPLGFAKPFTAEVSLQAIHSTLPKKSDPQLNALFNWRSEAKDLGILVQLFSETRHERRDAQEFLGYDRIHAMVDDPDNPGRQIPNPLVAAHPDLADVLYPQLINSNLFTQKRVRQGGVVDLELKPFAGLTLDFNGFYSHMSATNYDHSYLAAPQQFIDAGIAPHRYTVRNGTLVAAEFPATADLPAGFADSMYRPGAASETWYADFNGKYKASDRLTLGGKLGTTRGLGSTPGDLGYESLLPASGLSYAMDGLSSPTRIGFPGADPADQRASSLLGVWYATVKAVDQERYGHLDADLKLDDGIWEAARFGLRYADHERQLHYPQNGGCGWGVAPDDPTACHGEIAWDGGRYPADYGRDFGGAGLLRDLWLIGPDAVEAYVRANASRTESYWPGQFSVREKTAAAYAMVDLAGEDWRGNVGLRLVQTRQKVQYNMPGGPAPVSSPNFGDFTPTVEAREYLDALPSGNFRFELSPTLVGRLAVARTMTRVDYSSLAGAITSIDNLTHSGTGGNAGLDPVRSTNYDASLEWYFAPKAMLSLGLFYMDLSSYVSYGTSTRMLANSSNHNAIEAYAITSPVNVAARNQGFELGWQQPLPGGFGLSANYTYTDGKDAQGGGLVGSSRDTWNLESYYENEAFSARLAYTWRSAFLVGLDRASTQYAAGVGNLAASLNYKLNDHFTLTFDALNLNNPTLKYYGDNRDQPRAFYSNGRQYFLGLRASL comes from the coding sequence GTGAGGATTCAACCGACCCCGATCGCCGCGGCCGTCGCACTGGCCCTGATGAGCGCCGCCCTGCCCGGCCGGGCCGAAGAGCCGCCCGCCGCCCCGCCGGCCAAGGCCAGGCCCGCCGATACCGACGCCGCCAGCCCGCCCAAGGCCGCACAAGCGGCCGAGGGGACCAGCATCGTCGTCACCGGCATCCGCGCCTCGCGCGAGCAGTCGCTGAACCAGAAGCGCAATGCCGGCTCGGTGCTCGAGGTCATCACCGCCGAGGACCTGGGCAAGCTGCCGGACAAGAACGTGGCCGACGCGATCCAGCGCGTGCCCGGCGTCAACATCAGCTCGATGGCCGGCGGCGAAGGCGGCTTCTCCGAGAACGACCGCGTCAGCATCCGCGGCACCAGCCCGAGCCTGACCCAGACGCTGATCAACGGCCACAGCGTCGGCACCGGCGACTGGTTCGTGCTGAGCCAGACCGAGGCGATGGGCCGCAGCGTCAGCTACGCGCTGCTGCCGTCCGAGATCGTCGGCCGCATCAAGGTGCACAAGAGCCAGACCGCCGACCTGGTCGAGGGCGGCGTCTCGGGCGCGGTCGACATCGAGACGCGGCGGCCGCTGGGCTTCGCCAAGCCGTTCACCGCCGAAGTGTCCTTGCAGGCGATCCATTCGACGCTGCCGAAGAAGAGCGATCCGCAGCTCAACGCGCTGTTCAACTGGCGCAGCGAGGCCAAGGATCTCGGCATCCTGGTCCAGCTGTTCTCCGAGACCCGCCACGAGCGCCGCGATGCGCAGGAATTCCTCGGCTACGACCGCATCCACGCCATGGTCGACGACCCGGACAACCCCGGCCGGCAGATTCCCAACCCGCTGGTGGCGGCCCACCCGGACCTCGCCGACGTGCTCTATCCGCAGCTGATCAACTCGAACCTCTTCACCCAGAAGCGCGTGCGCCAGGGCGGCGTGGTCGACCTGGAACTGAAGCCCTTCGCCGGCCTGACGCTCGATTTCAACGGCTTCTACTCGCACATGTCGGCCACCAACTACGACCACAGCTACCTGGCCGCGCCGCAGCAGTTCATCGACGCCGGCATCGCGCCGCACCGCTATACGGTGCGCAACGGCACGCTGGTGGCGGCCGAGTTCCCGGCCACCGCCGACCTGCCGGCCGGCTTCGCCGACAGCATGTACCGGCCCGGCGCCGCCTCCGAAACCTGGTACGCCGACTTCAACGGCAAGTACAAGGCGAGCGACCGGCTCACCCTCGGCGGCAAGCTCGGTACCACCCGCGGCCTCGGCTCGACGCCGGGCGACCTCGGTTACGAATCGCTGCTGCCGGCCTCGGGCCTGAGCTATGCCATGGACGGCCTGTCCTCGCCCACGCGGATCGGCTTCCCCGGCGCCGACCCGGCCGACCAGCGCGCCTCGAGCCTGCTCGGCGTGTGGTACGCGACCGTCAAGGCGGTCGACCAGGAGCGCTACGGCCATCTCGACGCCGATCTCAAGCTCGACGACGGCATCTGGGAAGCGGCCCGCTTCGGCCTGCGCTACGCCGACCACGAGCGCCAGCTGCATTACCCGCAGAACGGCGGCTGCGGCTGGGGCGTCGCGCCCGACGATCCGACCGCCTGCCACGGCGAGATCGCCTGGGACGGCGGCCGCTACCCGGCCGACTACGGCCGCGATTTCGGCGGCGCCGGCCTCCTGCGCGACCTGTGGCTGATCGGGCCCGACGCGGTCGAGGCCTATGTGCGCGCCAACGCCAGCCGCACCGAGAGCTACTGGCCCGGCCAGTTCAGCGTGCGCGAGAAGACCGCGGCGGCCTATGCGATGGTCGACCTGGCCGGCGAGGACTGGCGCGGCAACGTCGGCCTGCGGCTGGTGCAGACGCGGCAGAAGGTGCAATACAACATGCCCGGCGGCCCCGCCCCGGTGTCCTCGCCCAACTTCGGCGATTTCACGCCGACGGTCGAGGCGCGCGAATACCTCGACGCGCTGCCGAGCGGCAACTTCCGCTTCGAGCTGTCGCCCACGCTGGTCGGCCGGCTGGCGGTGGCGCGGACCATGACCCGGGTCGACTACAGCTCGCTGGCCGGCGCGATCACCAGCATCGACAACCTGACCCACTCGGGCACCGGCGGCAATGCCGGTCTCGACCCGGTGCGCTCGACCAACTACGACGCCTCGCTCGAGTGGTATTTCGCGCCCAAGGCCATGCTGTCGCTCGGCCTGTTCTACATGGACCTGTCGTCCTACGTGAGCTACGGCACCTCGACCCGGATGCTGGCCAACAGCAGCAACCACAACGCGATCGAGGCCTATGCGATCACCTCGCCGGTCAACGTCGCCGCGCGCAACCAGGGCTTCGAACTCGGCTGGCAGCAGCCTTTGCCGGGCGGCTTCGGGCTGTCGGCCAACTACACCTATACCGACGGCAAGGATGCGCAGGGCGGCGGCCTGGTCGGCTCCTCGCGCGACACCTGGAACCTCGAGAGCTACTACGAGAACGAGGCCTTCAGCGCGCGGCTGGCCTACACCTGGCGCTCGGCCTTCCTGGTCGGGCTGGACCGGGCCTCCACTCAGTACGCCGCCGGCGTCGGCAACCTGGCGGCCTCGCTCAACTACAAGCTGAACGACCATTTCACGCTGACCTTCGACGCGCTCAACCTCAACAACCCGACGCTCAAGTACTACGGCGACAACCGCGACCAGCCGCGCGCCTTCTACAGCAACGGGCGGCAGTACTTCCTCGGCCTGCGCGCCTCGCTGTGA
- a CDS encoding carbohydrate-binding protein, with protein sequence MSYGGKNYVALVTHTPYVGAGWNPAAAPTLWKLK encoded by the coding sequence GTGAGCTACGGCGGCAAGAACTACGTCGCGCTGGTGACGCATACGCCCTACGTCGGCGCCGGCTGGAACCCGGCCGCCGCACCGACCCTGTGGAAACTGAAGTAA
- a CDS encoding glycosyl hydrolase family 8, which produces MGSAGSINYLAEAKKTINALMDKTVHKTDLTLKLGDWVADSDPTYGISTRGSDFMFTHLRAFYAATGDDRWKQVLDKAYAIADSVYRGYAPNTGLLPDFMVKNGSGYKPAPANFLEADTDGKYSWNNCRVPWRFSLDYLINGDTRALALLQKLNSWVRTTATAGDPNRIVGGYELNGTAISSDFEMAFAAPFAVSAAIDGSNQAWLNALWTRIAQGPSNDYYGDSIRLLSMIAAAGLWQQPGAGATPTPTPAPTPTPTPTPTATPTPAPTPKPSPTPTPVPTPTPTPAPTPTPVPTPTPTPRRAAPPGPKATASSTRPAPA; this is translated from the coding sequence ATGGGCTCGGCCGGCAGCATCAATTACCTCGCCGAGGCGAAGAAGACCATCAACGCGCTGATGGACAAGACCGTCCACAAGACCGACCTCACCCTCAAGCTCGGCGACTGGGTGGCGGACAGCGACCCCACCTACGGCATCAGCACGCGCGGCTCGGACTTCATGTTCACCCATCTGCGCGCCTTCTACGCGGCGACCGGCGACGATCGCTGGAAGCAGGTGCTCGACAAGGCCTACGCCATCGCCGACAGCGTCTACCGCGGCTATGCGCCGAACACCGGCCTGTTGCCCGACTTCATGGTCAAGAACGGCAGCGGCTACAAGCCGGCGCCGGCCAACTTCCTCGAGGCCGACACCGACGGCAAGTACAGCTGGAACAACTGCCGGGTGCCGTGGCGCTTCAGCCTGGACTACCTGATCAACGGCGACACCCGCGCGCTGGCGCTGCTGCAGAAGCTGAACAGCTGGGTGCGCACCACCGCCACCGCCGGCGACCCGAACCGCATCGTCGGCGGCTACGAGCTCAACGGCACCGCGATCAGCAGCGACTTCGAAATGGCCTTCGCCGCGCCGTTCGCCGTCAGCGCCGCCATCGACGGCAGCAACCAGGCCTGGCTCAACGCGCTGTGGACCCGCATCGCCCAGGGCCCGAGCAACGACTACTACGGCGATTCGATCCGCCTCTTGTCGATGATCGCGGCGGCCGGCCTGTGGCAGCAGCCGGGCGCGGGCGCGACGCCCACTCCAACGCCGGCTCCCACTCCGACGCCTACCCCGACTCCGACGGCCACCCCGACACCCGCACCTACGCCCAAGCCGTCGCCCACCCCGACCCCGGTACCGACGCCCACGCCGACACCCGCCCCGACACCCACGCCCGTCCCGACCCCCACCCCGACGCCCCGGCGAGCTGCGCCGCCTGGGCCGAAAGCAACAGCGTCGTCTACACGGCCGGCACCTGCGTGA
- a CDS encoding glycosyl hydrolase family 8: protein MLKRHPARLRPLALSLLLAVGALPAAVQTQAAPLLSIAYVSGAIAPNNVTASQLQSQVDAAYSAWKSRYVRTDPKDANRQYIWFGSSSGIQVTSEGQGFGMVAVTQMAGRDSGARTTFDKLYRYYRAHPSVNSPAMMAWAQKLSGGALVDTEGSDSATDGDLDAAYALLLADRLWARPAASITSPRRRRPSTR from the coding sequence ATGCTGAAACGCCACCCCGCCCGGCTCCGGCCGCTGGCCCTGTCGCTGCTGCTGGCCGTCGGCGCGCTGCCCGCCGCGGTGCAGACGCAGGCCGCACCGCTGCTGTCGATCGCCTACGTCAGCGGCGCCATCGCGCCCAACAACGTGACGGCCAGCCAGTTGCAGAGCCAGGTCGACGCCGCCTACAGCGCCTGGAAGAGCCGCTACGTGCGCACCGATCCGAAGGACGCCAATCGGCAGTACATCTGGTTCGGCTCGTCCTCGGGCATCCAGGTGACCTCGGAAGGCCAGGGCTTCGGCATGGTGGCGGTGACCCAGATGGCCGGCCGCGACAGCGGCGCGCGCACCACCTTCGACAAGCTCTACCGCTATTACCGCGCCCATCCGAGCGTCAACAGCCCGGCCATGATGGCCTGGGCGCAGAAGCTGTCGGGCGGCGCGCTGGTCGACACCGAGGGCTCGGACTCGGCCACCGACGGCGACCTCGACGCCGCCTACGCGCTCCTGCTGGCCGACAGGCTATGGGCTCGGCCGGCAGCATCAATTACCTCGCCGAGGCGAAGAAGACCATCAACGCGCTGA
- a CDS encoding glycosyl hydrolase family 18 protein has product MRNAGCGRQCRRLGLWLALLLSALVVRAAPERPLLVGYYAFWTLYQNQNSLEQLPLGQLDYLVYAYARPRADATVVPGDYVADLSFAYGGEDGPGSLRGTYAKLRELKAGHPRLRTVLSIGGWLWSTPFPMLAADPALRARFARNALDFIDRHGFDGIEIDWKYPVVGGAVGLAPRPDDQANKALLLQDLRRAMDERGASSGRRYVLATTLGVNGVQLAPPLSRDEVAPVDFAVVSAYDFHGDDPRRAGHSAPLYGRDAADPRSVDFAARELARRGVPAAKLVLALDLEATSWIGVPPAGHGIGQPAGGMPFGSWDDTETGPTGASTVAEVQHMQTDPAYVEHWDEQAHESSLYHAARRQFVTFESPRAVADKLAWADRAGYAGVALWQLGSDAPSERSVLRQVYRHYHPWRGGFDRLGLAWQGRPAWLDPLLWALATVTALALGAGWHRRRRLREASQREAALAADLRTRLWLLLPLLARLQAELRPDSAREGVPSRPRLPAFVDGLGRQLGLVERQLAPLALAARPPLEGERIEEGPPSPPPSGEAPAPAEMRPAAGRTPQLVERLEGLNRLTLALGEQRSVEKMLETVMAFLAEEARVRGVALLHGGEVVQRAGDWPAEPADDGAEATAGGVPLRFSADRAQAWLGTELDADSRLAVAYHAPADAEDEALLRHLLAQIAVVRQHLTELTRQPHVLSELYEIASRRDRLLFIRADKGYSGIHCQDGAMPLYVTLRLRTIRLYFPDEMLLQVHRSYLVNPKRVSKAEYKGKGQYELRIGKESVPVRRQYLGRLRELYPAWFEEV; this is encoded by the coding sequence ATGAGGAACGCGGGGTGTGGCCGGCAGTGCCGCCGGCTGGGTCTGTGGCTGGCGCTGCTGCTGTCGGCGCTGGTCGTGCGCGCCGCGCCGGAGCGGCCGCTGCTGGTCGGCTACTACGCCTTCTGGACGCTCTACCAGAATCAGAACTCGCTCGAACAGCTGCCGCTCGGCCAGCTCGACTACCTGGTCTACGCCTATGCCCGGCCTCGCGCCGATGCGACCGTCGTGCCGGGCGACTACGTGGCCGACCTGAGCTTCGCCTACGGCGGCGAGGACGGGCCCGGTTCGCTGCGCGGCACCTACGCCAAGCTGCGCGAGCTCAAGGCCGGCCATCCGCGGCTGCGCACCGTGCTGTCGATCGGCGGCTGGCTGTGGTCCACGCCGTTCCCGATGCTGGCGGCCGACCCGGCGCTGCGCGCGCGCTTCGCCCGCAATGCACTCGACTTCATCGACCGGCACGGCTTCGACGGCATCGAGATCGACTGGAAATACCCGGTGGTCGGCGGCGCCGTGGGCCTCGCGCCGCGGCCGGACGACCAGGCCAACAAGGCGCTGCTGCTGCAGGATCTGCGCCGCGCGATGGACGAGCGCGGCGCCAGCAGCGGCCGCCGCTACGTGCTGGCCACCACGCTCGGCGTCAACGGCGTGCAGCTGGCGCCGCCGCTGAGCCGCGACGAGGTGGCGCCGGTCGATTTCGCGGTGGTGTCGGCCTACGACTTCCACGGCGACGACCCGCGCCGCGCCGGCCACAGCGCGCCCCTGTACGGCCGCGACGCGGCCGACCCGCGCAGCGTCGACTTCGCTGCCCGCGAGCTGGCGCGGCGCGGCGTGCCGGCCGCCAAGCTGGTGCTGGCGCTCGACCTGGAGGCGACCAGCTGGATCGGCGTGCCGCCGGCCGGCCACGGTATCGGCCAGCCGGCCGGCGGCATGCCCTTCGGCAGCTGGGACGACACCGAGACCGGCCCCACCGGCGCCAGCACGGTCGCCGAGGTGCAGCACATGCAGACCGACCCGGCCTATGTCGAACACTGGGATGAGCAGGCGCACGAGAGCTCGCTGTACCACGCCGCCCGGCGCCAGTTCGTCACCTTCGAGAGCCCGCGCGCGGTGGCCGACAAGCTGGCCTGGGCCGATCGCGCCGGCTATGCCGGGGTGGCGCTGTGGCAGCTCGGCAGCGACGCGCCGAGCGAGCGCAGCGTGCTGCGGCAGGTCTACCGCCACTATCACCCCTGGCGCGGCGGCTTCGACCGGCTCGGCCTGGCCTGGCAGGGTCGGCCGGCCTGGCTCGATCCGCTGCTGTGGGCGCTGGCCACCGTGACGGCGCTGGCGCTGGGCGCCGGCTGGCATCGGCGGCGGCGTCTGCGCGAGGCATCGCAGCGCGAGGCGGCGCTGGCCGCCGACCTGCGCACGCGGCTGTGGCTGCTGCTGCCGCTGCTGGCGCGGCTGCAGGCCGAGCTGCGGCCGGATTCGGCGCGCGAGGGCGTTCCGTCGCGGCCGCGGCTGCCGGCCTTCGTCGATGGCCTGGGCCGCCAGCTCGGCCTGGTCGAGCGGCAACTGGCGCCGCTGGCGCTGGCGGCACGGCCGCCGCTCGAAGGCGAGCGGATCGAGGAGGGGCCACCGTCACCGCCGCCGTCCGGCGAGGCGCCGGCTCCGGCCGAAATGCGGCCGGCCGCCGGCCGCACGCCGCAGCTGGTCGAGCGGCTCGAAGGCCTGAACCGGCTGACGCTGGCGCTGGGCGAGCAGCGTAGCGTCGAGAAGATGCTGGAGACGGTGATGGCCTTCCTGGCCGAGGAGGCGCGGGTGCGCGGCGTGGCGCTGTTGCACGGCGGCGAGGTGGTGCAGCGCGCCGGCGACTGGCCGGCCGAGCCGGCCGACGACGGAGCCGAGGCCACGGCCGGCGGTGTGCCGCTGCGGTTCAGCGCCGACCGGGCGCAGGCCTGGCTCGGCACCGAGCTCGACGCCGACAGCCGGCTGGCGGTGGCCTACCACGCTCCAGCCGACGCCGAGGACGAGGCGCTGCTGCGCCACCTGCTGGCCCAGATCGCCGTGGTGCGCCAGCACCTGACCGAGCTGACGCGGCAGCCGCACGTGCTGTCCGAGCTGTACGAGATCGCCTCGCGCCGGGACAGGCTGCTGTTCATCCGTGCCGACAAGGGCTACAGCGGCATCCACTGCCAGGACGGCGCCATGCCGCTCTACGTCACGCTGCGGCTGCGCACCATCCGGCTGTACTTTCCCGACGAGATGCTGCTGCAGGTGCACCGCTCCTACCTGGTCAATCCCAAGCGGGTGAGCAAGGCGGAGTACAAGGGCAAGGGGCAGTACGAACTGCGCATCGGCAAGGAGAGCGTGCCGGTGCGGCGGCAGTATCTGGGACGGTTGCGGGAGCTGTATCCGGCTTGGTTCGAAGAGGTGTGA